In Papaver somniferum cultivar HN1 chromosome 1, ASM357369v1, whole genome shotgun sequence, a genomic segment contains:
- the LOC113321531 gene encoding MATH domain and coiled-coil domain-containing protein At3g44800-like → MEVEQSDSMEVDQSVGVLPKDIYPVPAPMQGSEVTGGEEAVAEVTVYCATKQDKLPGAGRLYEEGKHCHDVLGEEFDDVGGFTVLKRQASLYKEIWLNYGHIASNQVLTDFYYSSQVSVVSELMRFIVDMNCYPLEEVSSDVIDSWEKKIKVAENLEFNVVWLRERLEDIKKILPQEKKLQETLAEQELAKAQVVEAEQQLVLAKEGFSALESKISRLLKEKHKFVNRCGGPLLVFNCSTNLLPVTSPVPKVATVVEKSIDNNNLKAVPSPGIARKTRLISF, encoded by the coding sequence ATGGAAGTAGAGCAGAGTGACTCAATGGAAGTTGATCAGAGTGTAGGGGTGCTTCCTAAAGATATCTACCCAGTTCCTGCACCAATGCAAGGAAGTGAAGTTACAGGGGGAGAGGAAGCTGTAGCTGAGGTCACAGTTTATTGTGCAACAAAACAAGACAAGCTCCCAGGTGCTGGCCGACTATATGAAGAAGGAAAGCACTGCCATGATGTTCTGGGTGAGGAATTTGACGACGTTGGAGGTTTCACTGTACTGAAAAGACAAGCGTCGTTGTATAAAGAGATCTGGTTGAACTATGGGCACATTGCATCGAACCAAGTTCTTACAGATTTCTATTATTCCTCCCAAGTATCGGTTGTCTCTGAATTAATGAGGTTTATTGTGGATATGAATTGCTACCCTCTCGAGGAGGTTTCTTCAGATGTAATTGACTCTTGGGAGAAGAAGATAAAAGTAGCAGAGAATCTTGAATTCAACGTCGTCTGGCTTCGTGAGCGCTTGGAAGATATTAAGAAAATCTTACCTCAGGAGAAGAAGCTTCAAGAAACATTAGCGGAACAGGAACTGGCAAAGGCACAAGTCGTTGAGGCTGAGCAGCAACTAGTCCTGGCAAAAGAGGGATTTTCCGCCTTGGAATCTAAGATTTCTCGTCTACTCAAGGAAAAACACAAATTTGTAAACAGATGCGGTGGTCCTTTGCTGGTTTTTAATTGCAGCACCAACTTGTTACCTGTCACGTCTCCAGTGCCAAAGGTTGCAACTGTGGTTGAAAAATCTATTGACAACAACAACTTAAAGGCAGTGCCTTCTCCAGGTATTGCAAGAAAAACACGCTTAATCTCTTTCTAG